A region of Paenibacillus thiaminolyticus DNA encodes the following proteins:
- a CDS encoding serine hydrolase domain-containing protein — MKKWDLSAAGQLGLSEEGLQAAWSTLDKAIEQGVIPGGVALIGRRGDAAAYAAGHAFVSEEHSIPASVDTIYDCASLTKVVVTLALTLILTDRGQVRLADPVAQHIPAFGAAGKTEITIGQLLAHTSGLPAHRDLYSHGWTPQQIHEEICAMEPDYPPGTRCVYSCLGYIILGHIIRQQFGRPLEEAAWSEVLQPLGMTASRYNPPPEWKPRIAATEYDAGLGEYRWGFVHDENAHALGGAAGNAGLFSTASDLLRYARMWLALAGSASGAVSYVDGAVDASLSCTGPEGFPESLLLSREAVKEALRSHTLDIPGAHRGLGWVLRGDPADVTGERLSPFSFGHTGFTGTSLWIDPAQDLILILLTNRVHYGRGNSIAALRRQFHEAAAAAIQT, encoded by the coding sequence ATGAAAAAATGGGATCTATCGGCTGCCGGACAGCTTGGCCTGAGCGAGGAAGGATTGCAGGCTGCTTGGTCCACGCTGGATAAGGCGATAGAGCAGGGGGTGATCCCCGGAGGTGTGGCACTCATTGGACGCCGCGGCGATGCGGCCGCTTATGCTGCCGGGCATGCGTTCGTGAGCGAGGAGCATTCCATTCCGGCCAGCGTGGATACGATCTATGACTGCGCGTCATTGACGAAGGTCGTCGTTACGCTGGCGCTCACGCTCATCTTGACGGATCGGGGCCAAGTGCGGCTTGCCGATCCGGTGGCACAGCATATCCCTGCATTTGGCGCCGCGGGGAAGACGGAGATTACGATTGGGCAATTGCTGGCCCATACCTCGGGCTTGCCCGCACACCGTGATCTGTATTCGCATGGCTGGACGCCGCAGCAGATCCATGAGGAGATCTGCGCGATGGAACCGGACTATCCGCCAGGGACGCGCTGTGTCTACAGCTGCCTCGGTTATATTATCCTCGGGCACATCATCCGGCAGCAGTTCGGGCGTCCGTTGGAGGAAGCGGCCTGGAGCGAGGTGCTGCAGCCGCTCGGGATGACGGCGAGCCGGTATAACCCGCCGCCGGAATGGAAGCCGCGCATCGCAGCGACCGAATACGATGCGGGGCTGGGCGAGTACCGCTGGGGCTTCGTGCACGATGAAAATGCACATGCACTTGGCGGAGCGGCAGGCAATGCGGGCCTCTTCTCGACCGCATCGGATCTGCTGCGGTATGCCCGCATGTGGCTGGCCTTGGCAGGCAGCGCTAGCGGCGCCGTTAGTTACGTAGACGGCGCGGTGGACGCTTCCTTGAGCTGCACCGGGCCAGAGGGCTTCCCGGAATCCCTGCTCTTGTCGCGCGAGGCCGTCAAAGAAGCGCTGCGAAGCCATACCCTTGACATTCCGGGAGCGCACCGGGGGCTGGGATGGGTGCTACGCGGCGACCCGGCCGATGTGACCGGGGAAAGGCTGTCTCCATTCAGCTTCGGTCATACGGGCTTCACCGGAACGAGCCTCTGGATCGATCCGGCGCAGGATCTGATTTTGATTCTGCTGACGAACCGCGTCCATTACGGCCGGGGCAACTCAATCGCGGCGCTGCGGCGACAGTTTCACGAGGCAGCGGCAGCGGCCATACAGACCTAA
- a CDS encoding IclR family transcriptional regulator produces MSLKTLAKSLELLDCFTSDHPIWGVRDLAKKLGMHHSVVHRIVSTFEQHGFLIQNRDTQKYHLGLKLLEYGKVVTDQLNIQQYFQPILKEIANSTGESVYLNMLEGKEGVCVSIVLSSKDIQYLIPVGDRSPLYAGASQKVMMAYVSEDLQEEIIQEGLTAVTSRTITDSLRLRAQLAQIKEEGWCISVGEYTEDVVGISVPMLDSHRRILGSITIAGPRYRIDDDRCGSYLRILLDQVPLIRQSCNIISHMW; encoded by the coding sequence GTGTCGCTCAAGACGCTGGCCAAATCGCTTGAATTGCTCGATTGCTTTACATCGGATCATCCGATATGGGGGGTACGTGATTTAGCGAAGAAGCTGGGAATGCACCACTCGGTCGTGCATCGCATCGTAAGTACGTTTGAACAGCACGGCTTTCTCATTCAGAACAGAGACACGCAGAAATATCATCTCGGCTTGAAGCTGCTGGAGTATGGCAAGGTTGTCACCGATCAGCTTAACATTCAGCAATATTTCCAGCCGATATTGAAGGAGATTGCGAATTCGACCGGGGAATCGGTGTACCTGAATATGCTGGAAGGGAAGGAAGGCGTCTGCGTCTCTATCGTCCTCAGCTCGAAGGATATTCAATATCTGATTCCGGTCGGCGACCGTTCGCCGCTGTATGCCGGAGCTTCGCAGAAGGTCATGATGGCTTACGTATCCGAAGATCTTCAGGAGGAGATTATTCAGGAAGGCTTGACGGCCGTCACTTCCCGAACGATAACGGACTCGCTCCGCTTGCGGGCCCAATTGGCGCAAATCAAGGAGGAGGGCTGGTGCATTTCTGTCGGTGAATATACGGAAGATGTCGTCGGTATCTCCGTTCCGATGCTGGACAGTCATCGCCGCATTCTTGGCTCCATTACGATTGCCGGACCAAGATACCGGATAGACGATGACAGATGCGGGTCGTACTTGCGCATTTTGCTGGACCAAGTCCCTTTAATACGTCAAAGCTGCAATATTATATCGCATATGTGGTAA
- a CDS encoding ABC transporter permease, with product MLQFITRRLLYLIPSLLGIVLITFILSRVLPGDPALMIAGEQAPQHVVENIRAQLGLNEPLYVQFGAYIKQLAQGDLGIAWHTGHTVVEDFAVRLPATIELGFASLLIALLVAIPVGIVAATKKESIVDHISRVFSLIGACMPVFWLGLLLILFFYSKLGIAPAPMGRIGGDILPPTSITGLYLVDSLLTADWVAFKQSLSHLILPAICLSAGTMAIIARMMRSSMLEVIGQDYIRTARAKGLNERSVVYKHALANASIPTITMVGLQIGYLLGGAVITETIFAWPGVGSYVTESILATDYAPIQAFTLLSAVVYSCINLLVDLIYGFIDPRIRYE from the coding sequence TTGCTACAATTCATTACTCGACGTCTGTTATACCTCATTCCAAGCTTGCTCGGCATCGTGCTCATCACGTTCATTCTGTCCAGAGTGCTGCCGGGCGACCCTGCTCTGATGATTGCCGGAGAGCAAGCGCCGCAGCATGTGGTGGAGAACATTCGCGCTCAGCTCGGGCTGAACGAGCCGTTGTACGTTCAGTTCGGCGCTTATATCAAGCAGCTGGCGCAAGGGGATTTGGGGATTGCGTGGCACACGGGACATACGGTGGTAGAGGATTTCGCCGTCCGTCTGCCGGCCACGATTGAGCTTGGCTTCGCCAGTCTGTTGATTGCGTTATTGGTGGCTATTCCGGTAGGCATCGTGGCCGCCACGAAAAAAGAATCGATTGTGGATCACATCTCCCGCGTTTTTTCACTTATCGGCGCCTGCATGCCGGTCTTCTGGCTGGGACTGCTGCTCATCCTGTTTTTCTATTCCAAGCTCGGCATTGCGCCTGCTCCTATGGGCCGAATCGGCGGAGATATCCTCCCGCCCACTTCGATTACCGGATTATATCTGGTGGACAGCTTGCTTACGGCGGATTGGGTGGCCTTTAAGCAATCCTTATCTCATCTGATTCTTCCGGCCATTTGTCTTAGCGCCGGCACGATGGCCATCATCGCCCGCATGATGCGTTCCAGCATGCTGGAAGTCATCGGCCAGGATTATATCCGGACGGCCCGCGCCAAAGGCCTTAACGAACGCTCCGTCGTGTACAAGCATGCCCTGGCCAATGCTTCGATCCCGACGATTACGATGGTCGGTCTCCAGATCGGCTACCTGCTTGGGGGCGCGGTCATCACTGAGACAATCTTCGCCTGGCCTGGCGTCGGAAGCTATGTCACGGAGTCAATTCTCGCGACGGATTACGCTCCGATTCAGGCATTCACGCTGCTTAGCGCCGTCGTATACAGCTGCATCAATTTGCTGGTCGATCTGATATATGGCTTCATCGATCCGCGCATCCGCTATGAATAA
- a CDS encoding ABC transporter permease, with amino-acid sequence MKASTSSSAAIAAASDTSMLQEFWHGLRQWSKLFLRNKLAALGLFLIVLWTLLAIAAPLVAPYAPDATQLDAKLQGPSGEHWFGTDQFGRDIFSRVVYAARISIWTGLIAVGISFFIGVPLGGIAAYYGGWIGNVIMRVMDIFLAFPSLILAMAIAAAMGPGLVSAMMAVGIVGIPEFARLMYSQTIYLKEREFVEASRSIGVKDGTILVRHIFPNALAPLLVRITLGMGFAILTAASLSFLGLGVRPPLAEWGAMISEGREYIITGEWWLVTFPGLAIATTILGFNLLGDGLRDVLDPRLRTSRK; translated from the coding sequence ATGAAAGCATCAACCTCATCGTCCGCTGCAATCGCGGCGGCGAGCGACACGTCCATGCTGCAGGAGTTCTGGCATGGGCTGCGGCAGTGGAGCAAGCTATTCCTTCGCAACAAGCTTGCCGCGCTCGGTCTCTTCCTGATCGTGCTGTGGACGCTCCTGGCCATCGCCGCGCCTCTGGTCGCGCCCTATGCGCCGGATGCCACGCAGTTGGATGCGAAGCTGCAAGGCCCGAGCGGGGAGCATTGGTTCGGGACCGACCAGTTCGGCCGGGATATTTTCAGCCGCGTCGTCTACGCTGCGCGCATCTCGATCTGGACCGGGCTTATCGCCGTCGGAATTTCCTTCTTCATCGGCGTTCCGCTCGGCGGCATCGCCGCTTATTACGGCGGCTGGATCGGGAATGTGATCATGCGCGTCATGGATATTTTTCTGGCGTTCCCTTCGCTCATTCTGGCGATGGCGATCGCGGCCGCCATGGGCCCTGGCCTCGTCAGCGCGATGATGGCCGTCGGCATCGTCGGTATTCCGGAGTTCGCCCGTCTTATGTACAGTCAGACCATCTATTTGAAGGAACGCGAATTCGTGGAGGCGAGCCGTTCCATCGGGGTCAAGGACGGCACCATTCTTGTCCGCCATATCTTCCCGAATGCGCTGGCGCCGCTGCTCGTCCGCATCACGCTCGGGATGGGCTTCGCCATCTTGACGGCGGCGAGCTTGAGCTTCCTCGGTCTCGGCGTGCGTCCGCCGTTGGCGGAATGGGGGGCCATGATATCCGAAGGCCGCGAGTACATTATTACCGGCGAATGGTGGCTGGTCACGTTCCCGGGACTTGCCATCGCAACAACCATTCTTGGCTTCAATCTGCTTGGCGACGGACTGCGCGACGTACTTGATCCGCGGCTGCGCACAAGCCGGAAATAA
- a CDS encoding ABC transporter substrate-binding protein: MKRSNLTMALVLTLILALVAGCAPKANQSGGDSAAGTGEQTNATGSKTLTVAYSEGGQTLDPAEANDLTSDTLVLSTYDQLVTYGVKNVDGADIAATEEIKPMLAESWDVSDDQKTYTFKLRQDVKFHSGNPLDADAVVFSLDHIKNSNSGGFLYQQASIESYRKVDDHTVEVKLERPNHMFLQILAMYSFSVIDPKAIEGDASEFLKTKTAGSGPFKLEKWDPSSEAVFAANDDYWQERAKLDKVVMKFMKEASSRTMMLDKGDIDLAMEIPPKDVDTLKQNTALTVRSDASNRILYMGLNNNMKPFDNPKVRQAIAYAIPHDALLKDVMYGQAKQMKSIVASNTPGFSDNGYEYEYNLDKAKELLKEAGYENGFSFDFTLGSGFKDWEDAATVIQAELKKIGVTMNINKLARAQFLEQLRTGNVQSFMSKWTSFVNDPEYHLGFLVDSESSSNYVHYDNAKVNELLKQAAVETDMTKRNAMYEEIQGLINADMPYVYMYEYNRLVAFNNEVKGYIFFPDECLRFYPLSK; the protein is encoded by the coding sequence ATGAAACGAAGCAACTTGACGATGGCCCTTGTATTGACACTCATTTTGGCTCTGGTTGCGGGCTGCGCGCCGAAGGCGAACCAGTCCGGGGGAGACAGTGCCGCCGGTACAGGCGAGCAAACGAACGCTACCGGAAGCAAAACGCTGACCGTCGCCTATTCCGAAGGCGGGCAGACGCTCGATCCGGCGGAAGCGAACGATCTGACGTCGGATACGCTGGTGCTGTCCACATATGATCAACTGGTCACGTACGGCGTCAAAAACGTAGATGGCGCGGATATCGCGGCCACGGAAGAAATCAAGCCGATGCTGGCCGAGTCGTGGGACGTGTCCGATGACCAGAAGACGTATACGTTCAAGCTGCGCCAGGATGTGAAGTTCCATAGCGGCAATCCGCTCGATGCGGATGCGGTCGTGTTCTCGCTCGATCATATCAAAAACTCGAACTCGGGCGGATTCCTGTATCAGCAAGCCTCCATCGAGTCGTACCGCAAAGTGGACGACCATACGGTGGAAGTGAAGCTGGAGCGCCCGAACCATATGTTCCTGCAAATCTTGGCGATGTACTCCTTCTCCGTCATCGACCCGAAAGCGATCGAAGGGGATGCGAGTGAATTTTTGAAGACCAAGACGGCAGGATCCGGGCCATTCAAGCTGGAGAAATGGGATCCTTCCTCCGAGGCGGTATTTGCGGCGAACGACGATTACTGGCAGGAGCGCGCCAAGCTGGACAAAGTCGTCATGAAGTTCATGAAGGAAGCTTCCTCCCGTACGATGATGCTGGACAAAGGCGATATCGACCTGGCCATGGAGATTCCGCCGAAGGATGTCGATACGCTGAAGCAGAACACCGCACTCACTGTGCGCTCTGATGCGAGCAACCGCATTTTGTATATGGGTCTGAACAATAACATGAAGCCGTTCGACAATCCGAAGGTGCGCCAGGCGATCGCCTACGCGATTCCGCATGATGCGCTTCTGAAGGATGTCATGTACGGACAAGCCAAGCAAATGAAGAGCATCGTGGCAAGCAATACGCCGGGCTTTTCCGATAATGGCTACGAGTATGAATATAACCTGGATAAAGCGAAGGAACTGCTAAAGGAAGCGGGCTACGAGAATGGCTTCTCCTTCGACTTCACGCTCGGATCCGGCTTCAAAGACTGGGAAGACGCCGCTACGGTCATTCAAGCGGAGCTGAAAAAGATCGGCGTCACGATGAACATCAACAAGCTGGCGCGCGCGCAGTTCCTGGAACAGCTTCGCACCGGCAACGTGCAGTCCTTCATGTCGAAATGGACCTCGTTCGTCAACGATCCGGAATATCATCTCGGATTCCTAGTAGATAGCGAGAGCTCGTCCAACTACGTTCATTACGATAATGCGAAGGTCAATGAACTGCTGAAGCAAGCGGCCGTCGAGACGGATATGACGAAGCGCAATGCTATGTATGAAGAAATTCAGGGCTTGATCAATGCGGACATGCCTTATGTGTACATGTACGAGTACAACCGTCTCGTGGCGTTCAACAACGAAGTGAAGGGGTATATTTTCTTCCCGGATGAATGCTTGCGTTTCTACCCGCTTTCCAAATAA
- a CDS encoding M20 family metallopeptidase: MNEWKQRWIDEVEQRQDELLGLCSKLIQFPTENPPGDSRDISQFIIDYLAEVGIETKVYDAGGNMLNLIATIGDESASERHLIYCGHTDVVPAGDRSRWDFDPFSGEVRDGYVLGRGASDMKCGLAGLIFSVKLLKELQVPLKGRVSLLIVPDEETGGHLGVPWVFERKLIHGTAAVIAEPSHPLHPTIGQKGSCWFNFTVTGTPGHGSLSPLLGDNAIMKAAAAVQALQQLHHYPVELPEEVKDIIEVTKRYIAEKENADFSAIIDRVSVNVGLIEGGTKTNVVPDRCTVSVDTRLPFGVEPAQVLAEAKRLLSDIGIETELHPEGFQGLANWTPPTDPIVEELVQHICDVKQEEGYGVLQWASSDARHFRRAGIPVLQYGPAELSTIHGFNEKAPVQDVVDAAKVYTLTALSYLGGE; encoded by the coding sequence GTGAACGAATGGAAGCAACGCTGGATAGATGAAGTGGAACAGCGCCAGGACGAATTGCTGGGCTTATGCTCCAAGCTGATTCAATTCCCAACGGAGAATCCGCCTGGAGACTCGCGGGACATCAGCCAATTCATTATCGACTACTTGGCCGAGGTCGGCATCGAGACGAAGGTGTATGACGCCGGCGGCAACATGCTCAATCTGATTGCGACGATCGGCGATGAATCGGCATCGGAACGCCATTTGATCTATTGCGGCCATACCGATGTCGTGCCGGCAGGCGACCGCTCCCGCTGGGATTTCGATCCATTCTCCGGCGAAGTGCGGGACGGCTATGTACTCGGACGCGGGGCCAGCGACATGAAGTGCGGCTTGGCCGGACTTATCTTCAGCGTGAAGCTGCTGAAGGAGCTGCAGGTTCCGCTCAAAGGCAGAGTATCGCTGCTCATCGTGCCGGATGAGGAGACCGGCGGGCATCTCGGCGTGCCGTGGGTGTTCGAGCGGAAGCTGATCCATGGCACGGCGGCGGTTATCGCCGAGCCGTCGCATCCGCTGCATCCGACGATCGGGCAGAAGGGAAGCTGCTGGTTCAACTTCACGGTGACAGGCACGCCGGGCCACGGCAGCCTGTCTCCCCTCCTCGGCGACAATGCGATTATGAAGGCGGCCGCAGCCGTTCAGGCGCTGCAGCAGCTGCATCATTATCCAGTCGAGCTGCCAGAGGAAGTGAAGGATATTATCGAAGTGACGAAGCGTTATATCGCGGAAAAAGAAAATGCCGATTTCTCCGCCATCATCGATCGCGTGTCGGTCAATGTCGGCCTGATCGAAGGCGGAACGAAGACGAACGTCGTGCCAGACCGCTGCACGGTGAGTGTCGATACCCGCCTGCCGTTCGGCGTCGAGCCGGCCCAGGTGCTAGCCGAGGCGAAGCGGCTGCTGTCCGACATCGGCATCGAGACGGAGCTTCATCCGGAAGGGTTCCAGGGGCTGGCCAACTGGACGCCGCCGACGGATCCGATCGTGGAGGAGCTCGTGCAGCATATTTGCGATGTGAAGCAGGAAGAAGGCTACGGCGTCCTGCAATGGGCTTCCAGCGATGCGCGGCATTTCCGCCGCGCCGGCATTCCGGTGCTGCAATACGGTCCGGCCGAGTTGTCCACCATTCACGGCTTCAATGAGAAGGCGCCGGTACAGGACGTGGTGGACGCGGCCAAGGTGTACACGCTGACGGCGCTCAGCTACCTGGGTGGTGAGTAA
- a CDS encoding ABC transporter ATP-binding protein, whose amino-acid sequence MEPVLAVEQLETEFVTNGGVFKAVDGVSFHVHQGETLGVVGESGCGKSVTSLSIMGLLPKKIGRVKGGRIQFHGNDLLQVPERQMRSIRGNRIAMIFQEPMTSLNPVFRIGDQLAEAIQLHKKLKRKEAMRHAVDMLHKVGIPHPESVAQEYPHQLSGGMRQRVMIAMAMSCNPEVLIADEPTTALDVTIQAQILDLMRQLQEEEKTSILLITHDLGVVAEMCHRVVVMYAGQVVEEADVDTLFESPQHPYTQGLLASLPQLAGEQERLESIPGAVPSPLQMPPGCRFAPRCKYRTEACDQAQPALTDLGGGHRCRCLLVEKGVAR is encoded by the coding sequence ATGGAACCGGTGCTGGCAGTCGAACAGCTGGAAACGGAATTTGTAACTAACGGGGGCGTATTCAAGGCGGTGGATGGCGTAAGCTTCCACGTGCACCAAGGCGAGACGCTCGGCGTTGTCGGCGAATCGGGCTGCGGCAAAAGCGTCACCTCCTTGTCCATCATGGGACTTCTCCCGAAGAAAATAGGCCGGGTGAAGGGGGGACGCATTCAGTTCCACGGGAACGACCTGCTGCAAGTCCCGGAAAGGCAAATGAGATCCATTCGCGGCAACCGGATCGCCATGATCTTCCAGGAGCCGATGACATCGCTCAATCCGGTGTTCCGAATCGGCGATCAACTGGCTGAGGCCATTCAGCTTCATAAGAAGCTGAAGCGCAAGGAAGCGATGCGGCATGCCGTCGACATGCTGCACAAGGTCGGCATCCCGCATCCCGAGTCGGTGGCGCAGGAATATCCGCACCAGCTCTCGGGCGGGATGCGCCAGCGGGTCATGATCGCGATGGCGATGTCCTGCAATCCGGAGGTGTTGATCGCGGATGAGCCGACGACGGCGCTTGACGTGACCATTCAAGCGCAAATTTTGGATTTGATGCGGCAGCTGCAGGAGGAAGAGAAGACGTCCATCCTGCTCATAACCCACGACCTCGGGGTCGTCGCCGAGATGTGCCACCGCGTCGTCGTCATGTACGCGGGGCAGGTCGTGGAGGAGGCGGATGTGGACACGCTGTTCGAATCGCCGCAGCATCCGTATACGCAGGGGCTGCTGGCTTCGCTGCCGCAGCTCGCTGGGGAACAGGAGCGGCTGGAGTCGATCCCCGGCGCGGTGCCGAGTCCGCTGCAGATGCCGCCGGGCTGCCGCTTCGCCCCGCGCTGCAAATACCGGACGGAAGCGTGCGATCAGGCGCAGCCCGCGCTGACAGACTTGGGCGGCGGCCATCGCTGCCGCTGTCTGCTCGTCGAGAAGGGGGTGGCGCGATGA
- a CDS encoding ABC transporter ATP-binding protein: protein MTALLQVRNLKKHYPIRKGLLNKQVGSVKSVDGLNFDIYEGETFGIVGESGCGKSTTGRSVLRLIEPTEGEVLFQGRNLMALSPKELRQLRPEMSMIFQDPYASLDPRWTVQRILEEPLQTHLSMRSPERKQRVQELMERVGLSAFQANRFPHEFSGGQRQRVGIARALALNPKFIVCDEPVSALDVSIQSQVLNLMQDLQEQEKLTYMFISHDLSVVKFLCTRVGVMYLGKMVELAPKRKLYANPLHPYTKALMSAVPVPNPKAKKERIVLSGEVPSAKNPPQGCAFHLRCPIASERCRTVQPEWQEADEGHWVACHHI from the coding sequence ATGACGGCTTTGCTGCAAGTGCGCAATCTGAAGAAGCATTATCCGATTCGCAAAGGGCTGCTGAATAAGCAGGTCGGATCCGTGAAATCGGTGGATGGCTTGAACTTCGATATTTATGAAGGAGAGACATTCGGCATCGTCGGCGAATCCGGCTGCGGCAAGTCGACGACAGGCCGCTCCGTCTTGCGCTTGATTGAACCGACGGAAGGAGAGGTCTTGTTCCAAGGACGCAATCTTATGGCGCTCTCTCCGAAGGAACTGCGCCAGCTTCGCCCCGAGATGAGCATGATCTTCCAGGATCCGTACGCGTCGCTGGACCCGCGCTGGACCGTTCAGCGCATCCTGGAGGAGCCGCTGCAGACGCATCTGTCGATGCGGTCCCCGGAGCGGAAGCAGCGGGTGCAGGAACTGATGGAGCGGGTAGGACTGTCCGCATTTCAAGCGAACCGTTTTCCGCATGAATTTTCGGGCGGCCAGCGGCAGCGTGTCGGCATTGCCCGCGCCCTGGCGCTCAACCCGAAGTTCATCGTCTGCGACGAGCCGGTCTCGGCGCTGGACGTATCGATTCAGTCACAGGTGCTCAACCTGATGCAGGATTTGCAGGAGCAAGAGAAGCTGACCTATATGTTCATTTCTCATGATTTATCGGTCGTGAAGTTCCTGTGCACACGGGTCGGCGTCATGTATCTTGGCAAAATGGTCGAGCTGGCGCCGAAGCGGAAGCTGTATGCGAATCCGCTCCATCCTTATACGAAGGCGCTCATGTCGGCGGTGCCTGTGCCGAACCCGAAGGCCAAGAAGGAGCGCATCGTCTTGTCCGGCGAAGTGCCGAGCGCCAAAAATCCGCCGCAAGGCTGCGCCTTCCATCTTCGCTGCCCGATTGCGTCGGAGCGCTGCCGCACCGTCCAGCCGGAATGGCAGGAGGCGGATGAAGGGCATTGGGTGGCTTGCCATCATATCTAA